From the Rickettsiales bacterium genome, one window contains:
- the tsaE gene encoding tRNA (adenosine(37)-N6)-threonylcarbamoyltransferase complex ATPase subunit type 1 TsaE produces MTFTLHTEEDTKRLAQAVGSILRPHDCLTLSGTLGAGKTTFMRHLIHSLGYTGAVISPTFMLVQEYPVTLPNGGNVPLHHMDAYRIEDTSECEEIGITDMLQSGILCLEWPEICADWLPKDALALTLELTDKHRQARIISPTRQDELETIEKAFHAR; encoded by the coding sequence ATTACTTTCACGCTCCACACTGAAGAGGATACAAAGAGGCTCGCACAGGCCGTTGGCAGTATATTACGCCCGCACGACTGCCTTACCCTTAGCGGCACATTGGGTGCGGGGAAAACTACTTTCATGCGCCACCTCATTCACTCGCTTGGCTACACAGGCGCGGTGATTTCACCCACCTTTATGCTCGTGCAGGAATATCCTGTAACCTTGCCAAATGGCGGTAATGTGCCATTACACCACATGGATGCGTACCGAATCGAAGACACATCCGAATGCGAAGAGATTGGCATTACCGACATGCTGCAGAGCGGTATCCTTTGCCTAGAATGGCCAGAAATCTGCGCCGATTGGTTGCCAAAAGACGCATTAGCCCTTACACTGGAATTAACAGATAAACATCGTCAGGCACGGATCATTTCGCCGACACGCCAAGACGAGCTCGAAACGATAGAGAAAGCATTTCATGCCCGCTGA
- the iscX gene encoding Fe-S cluster assembly protein IscX: MDMRWTDVLDIAIELEEAHPQADNINLRFTDLRDWVLALDGFEGDANGCSEKILEAIQMAWIEERD, from the coding sequence ATTGACATGCGCTGGACAGATGTACTGGATATTGCGATTGAGTTGGAAGAAGCCCACCCACAAGCTGATAATATAAACCTACGTTTCACCGATTTACGCGACTGGGTTTTGGCGCTGGATGGCTTTGAAGGCGATGCCAATGGCTGCAGCGAAAAGATTCTCGAAGCCATTCAAATGGCATGGATTGAGGAAAGGGATTAA